A window of Gryllotalpicola protaetiae genomic DNA:
AGCGGCTACCTCGTGCCGGTCGATCCCGCCGAGCTGGTCGACGGCGCGGATAGCTCGTGCTGCCAGTAGCTCGGGCAAAGCGAAAGGGGGCGGCAGCGCCGCCCCCTTCTCGTGCGCCCGGTGCTGGTCAGCCGACGCTGCGCAGCTCCAACTCGACCCGGCGCTCATAGTGCAGCTCGTCCACCTCGTCGTCGAGCGCGTGCGCGTCGATCCAGCGCGCGGCCGCCTCGGGCGAGCCAAGTGCCCGGAAGATGAGCGCCAGGGCCTCAACCTCGCTACAGGTCAGGCGCGGGGCCGCGTCATGCGCGGTCTGCACGTTGCCGAGGACCGCGATCGCCGCAGCGGCTTCCGCCTGCTGCTCCAGCTCTTCGATGCGACTAATCATTTTCTCATTCCCTAATTTGCTCATGTGATCATTTGATCATTTGTAGATATATAAATTACTGGCAACTATCGCAGTTCAGTTCGTCCATCGGGTCGATCGGAACCTCGTACCCGCCGACGAGGTCGTGGCGCTCGACCTGGGCGACGACGACGCTCTCGCTCACGATTGGGCCGGTCTTGTTCTCGTTCATTTTCTCTCCCTTGTTCATGTTCTCATTCTATCATTTGATCAAATGAATATACAAGTGATTCGGGCTAGTCCTCGCCCCCTTCCTCCGCGTCGGCTGAGGTGAAGGGGGAGTGGCAGAGTCCGCACAGAATCGGGCCGGCTTCGTAGGTGCTCGCGCTCACGCGGATCTTGCGGCCGCACTCGCATTCGGCGCTGTATCCGTTCTTCGGCTTCTTGGGCTTGTCCTCGTCGTCGCCTTCGCCGTCATTGCCGCCCTCGTCGCCGTTGCCGCCGAGCACGCCGATCAGCCCGGCCAGGCCCTCGGCGCGGCGGTAGGCGACCATCGCGCCTTCCAGCTCGTGCACCTGCTCGGCGTATCCCTCGGCCGTCTCGGCGGGCAGGCTCGTCGTCGACCAGCCAATGGCCTTGTCGTGCTCCAATCTCAGCCCGAATTCTTCGCCGATCGCCTTGAATCTCGCGTTGTGGTAGCGGCCCTGGCGGCTCGTGTCCTTGATCCCGCGCGCTTCGGCGGCTGCGTGTGCTGCCTCGTGCAGCAGGGTGCCGAGCACGTCGGCCGCCCCGCGCTGCAGGCCCTCGCCGGACACGAACAGCTCGTGGATGCTGCGCTGCTCGCCTTCCTCGCCTGCGACCCAGCGATTCGCGGCGAAATGTCCGAGCACAAGCCCCAGTGCCCTGCTACCCGCGCCGATGGTCACGACGACCTCGGGCACGTCCGGCTGCTGCGCCTGGATCGCCTTCCAGGTGTTCTCGATCGCTTCGACCAGTCCGGCGGTGATGCTTCCCTTGTTCATGTCCTCATTCTATCATTTGATCAAATGAGGGTGCAAGGATTATTTGCGCTGATCTGGCTTTTCATCCGGTAGACCACGAATCGGAGGCGCGCTAGCGCCGTTTTCGCCGGGGGCGATTCTCCGGGCCGTGTCACTTGCTCCCATCTGCGGCCGCGGTAGTCCTGCCCGGTTTCCGGCTCTGCGTGTCGGCCTGCTGCCGGGGCGGTGCGCCCGGCCGTCTGCGCAGCTCGCGGCATCCTCGCGGCCGCGCTTCCCCCTCGTTGTCCTCAGCCCAGCTCTGAACGCTGCTTCTCGGCTGCGTGCGCCGGGTGTCGGACGCCGGCGGCCGGGGGAGTGGCCTTACAGCTGGTAGCGGGCTTTGGCCCGCTCCAGCAGCTCGTCCATCGCTGCCGCCCACTCGGGTGGCAGGAAGTGATCGGCATGGCCCCAGTGCGCGAAACGACCGGGCTGCCACTCGTCCTCCCAGCGGCCGGCCGGCACGAGTGGCGGCTGCGCCGCCGTCGACCAGGTGGCCGTCTCGGGGTTCGCCTCGTCGTCGAGGACCTCGGCGGCGGTCGCCGGCCAGGCGATCGCCTGCCACTGACCGGGCGCGGTCTCCTGCAGCTCGAACAGCAGGCCGACGATCTCGGCGTCCGGCGTAGCCGGCGCCGGGGGAGTGGGGGCGGCCTGCGCGGCCTCGGCCGGCATGAGCCGCTCGAGCGGCATTGACACGTAGCTGTCAACCGAGCTCGAGCTGGCGGCGCTGCGCTCGTCGACGACGGCGGGCGCCACAACGGCCGTAGCGGCCGTTGTGGCGGCCGCGGCCAGCCGGGTGGCCGGTCGGGCGGTCATGGCGCGCACGCGCGCCCAGCGGCCGCCCTGGATGATCCAGAACGTGCCGTCGCTGGCAACGCGCACGTCGTTCGGGTGCATGTTCCAGGTGTGCTGCACGCGGCCGGAGCGCAGTTCTTCGCCGTGCGCCTCGGCCGAGGCTTCGAGCTGCATGCTCGTGCCGGCGTACTTCGCGGCGTTCTCGGGGTCTTTCGCGCGCCCGACGAGCAGCGCGGCGCCGGCGGCCAGCGCGCGGCTGCGCCGCGCTTCGTCGTTGGAGAGGCCGTCAACCGACTGCGTGGCCAGAACGAGGCCCATTTCGGCGCTTCGCGCGGTCTCGAACATCTGGGCGGCTGTCGTCGACGGGTCGTCGCTCTCCGTGACGAGCTGCGCGAACTCGTCGACGATCACGAGCATGGGGCTGGTGTCGCGCCGACTCAGCCGCGTTCCCATGAAGCGGCGCAAATCGGCCAGCACGAGGTTGCCGAGGCGCGTCTGCGCCTCGTTGCTCGGCGTGACCGGCACGATCACGACGTCAGCGCCGGGTTCGTCGAAACTCCACCCGTCCGGGCTGATGACGTCCTCCAGCTCGCGCAGCACCGGCCCGAGTGCGGCCCAGACGCGCTCACCAGCGGTCTGCACGGGCCGCTCCCGCACCACGTTCTCGACCATCGCCAAGTCGGCGTCGTTGCGTGTGTAGGGCGCCGGGTTGAGCAGCCTCGTGCGCAGCTCGTCGACCGACCGCACGGGCGTCTTGCCCTGGATCGCGGCCAGCGCGCCACGGACCTCGTTCGTGTACACGCGGCCCTCGCCCGTGTTTTGGCCGATCAGGCCGAGCAGCTTCGAGCTGATCTGCCCGGCATCGCCCTGGAACGGGTTGAACGGTGCTCCGACGCGCACGCTCGCCCCGGAGCCGCGCACCAGCTCGGCCATGTTCTCCGCGTCCGCGACGGCGCCCTTCGCGTCGATGAACACGAGAGGCCAGCCGCGCTGCACGGCTGTGACGATCATGGCGGCGAGCAAGGTCGTCTTGCCTGTGCCGGCCTCGGCCAGCAGCAGCGCGCGGGCCGCGCCGGCCTTGTGCGGCAGGAGGAAGTAGCGCCCATTGCGCGTCACCCAGTCGCGCACACGCTGCCGGTCCGCCCACAGCTCGCGCCACGCTCGCACCGTCGGCCGCGTGACCAGCCCCATCGCATACTGACCGCGGCCGACCGGCCAAGGCGCCTGCATAAGGCGCCGACGTCGGCCGACGATCTGGCCAGTGGCCGGGTCGAGCTTCGCCCCCATGCGCCGCGCGGTGACGTGATCCATCGCGCGAATGCGGGCGGTGTCCATCAGCTCCTGCAGCGATTGGTCGTTGAGCTGGCGCCGGTAGACGACGTTCGCGAGCTGCCGCCGCTTCCAGCTCAGCGCCGCCGGCACGAGCAGCAGCCCGGCGATCAGGTTCGCGATCAGCCACGGGATCGTGTGGCCGAGCGCCTGCGGCGCCCAGTGCCCGAAGGGCTGGGCGAAGAAGGCGTGCGCGTGCGCAGGGAACCACGCGGCGAGCTGCACGGCCTCCCACACGAGCAGCGCGAGCACGATCGCCACGGCGACGGCGTGCACGACCGCGGCGTAGCGGATCGTGACCCAGTAGCGGGCCTTCACGCCGAGCTGCGCGCCGACCATCGCCCACGCGATGAACGGCGCGACCAGCGGGGCGAGGAACACGAGCACCGCGGCGAACAGCACCACGATGCCAGCGGCCTTCGCGAGTATCTCCACCAGGCCGTCGCTCTGCTGGTACTGCTGCTGGGCGGGCTGCTGCGTCTGGCTCACCAGCGCACCCCCTCCAGCTCCCCGGCCGCCGCAGCCGGGGCAGGAGCAGGGCCGCCCTGGTTGAGCCACGCCGGCTGCACGTCCGTCTCCCAGATGCCGCGACGGTCGAAGACCGGTTCGATGCGCAAGAGCTGGCGCATCTGCCGCTTGAGCTGCTCGGTCAGCGCAGCCGGCCGGCGGATCGCACCGCGGCCGCCGCGAGCGGTGTCGTCGCTCGGCCCCGTCCCGTCCTCCAGCAGACGGCCGAGATAGCCGGCCACCTCGTCGGTGGTCAGGTACATGACGCGGTGAATCTCACCGCGCTCGTAGCGGTGCTGCAGCGCGCGGAAGATCATCGCGTACCGCTCGCCCCGCTTCGGCGTCAGCTCGACCTCGACGAGCTGCACGATCGGCTCGCGCAGCGCCACCCCGTCAGCCTGATGGTCGGTGCGGTTGACCGCCTCGCGGTCGCCCTCCCACGAGTAGCCGGCGGCCTGGAAATGCGCCGAGGCGATCGACACCGCCACCTCGTGGCGGGTTGTCTGCCGGAACAGGTTCGGCGCGCTCTGCCCGGTCGCCTCGTGCGTGCCCCAGATCATCGAGCCGCCGACACCCGACACCCGTTCGCGGTCGACGTAGCCGACCTCCTGCATGCGCGCGCACCACATCTGCGCCGCCCGCTTCGTCACCGGCCTGTCGCCTCCGTTGAGGCGCCCGAGCATCCACCGGACGCCCTCGGTGTTCGTGATCCTGACCACGCGCAGCCAGTCGAACATCGCCTCATCGCGTTGCGTGATCCAGACCATGCAAGCCCCCTTGTAGATCGCCGCGACCGACATATCACTACGTCGACACGTCCCCCGCCTTGGTCACAATCTACTCGCTCGTCTCCCCACCGTCACCCGCAACACCAGCTCACGCTGCTCTCAAACCAACTGCCCCAAAATGCTCTTACTGCACACAGCTACCTGTGTTCCTTCTTCTCTGTTCTTGATCTTGTTTCTGTCTCTGTCTTCTTTCTCTCAATCTCTCTGCCCTGCCCTGTCCTTGGTCACCTTTACTTCCGAACCTCCCTTGCACACAACTTGTTGCTGGGCGGGGGAGGTTCGGAAGCCGCGAAGCGGGGTGACCAAGGACAGGGCAGGGCTAACGAAGCGATCAGCTTCGTTAGCCCCTTCGCTCGCGATGAAGCAGCTAGCGAAGGGGTTACGTGCGTTCTTGCGAAGGGGGTAGCGGCGCTGGGCGCCGCTCTCGCGCGAGTTCAGGAGCGCGGCGAGCGTGAGCGCCGGCGCCGGATTGCTGGGGCCTCTCGCGGCCGTTGGCCGATGAGGCTCCGAGCTGGTCGACGAGCTGCGCCGGCTGCTGCAGCTCGTGTCCGGCGATCGCGTCGACGCGAGCTGCAGGCGCGACGTCGACCAGGTGGCGAAGCGCTGCGCGGCTCTCGGCGGTAAGCATGCTCGGCTTGCTCATCATGCGTCCGATCCATCAATGGTGGAAGACTCCTGCTCGTGACTGAGTCCGCGTCGACGAGCGACTTCCCCGCCTTCAACTTCCAGTTCGTCGCGGGGGACGACCTCACCGTGTTCGCGCAAGAGCTGCTCGACGAGCTGAGCGCGGACGGCTTCACGATAACCAGCAATCCAGCTCCCGCTCCTCGAACCGACGACGCTCCTGGAAACGTCAACATGGGTGCCAGCTTCGCCACCTTTCGAGGTGATGAAGAGTGGTCGGTGTCGGTCCTGCTGGCCCGTGTCCGAGACACCGACAGCTCGGGATACGTCGACGTCGACGCCGAGCTGTTCCTGCATCACTACGTCGGTGCGGATCGAGTTGGCGTCGCACACTCTGTCACCTTCCATCGTCTCCGGGAAGGCGCCGCCGGGATGAGCCGCGGCCTCTACCGCGATGCGGTCCGCAAGGCAGTCGCCTTCGTTTCCGCACGCGGCAATCGATTCCCCTGAATCGTCGACCTTCGCTGCCGACTTCAGAAGCTCCAGCTCTGCGCGAGCTGCAGCGAACTTGGCCGGGTCACTGAAGCGGCGTCGGCTGCCGCGCGAGGACCGCGCGCGTTGCTCGCGGTGAGGTCCCAAGAATGCTTCCTTCTCGGCCTCGGCCTCCGGCGTGCTCGCGGCTTTTTCGAGCCGTTTTCGCTCAGCGGTCGCCTGACGTCGTGCCTCCTGAATCTCGAATTTTTGTCTGCGCGCTCGCTCGACGCGCGTCTCTGCGCTCGAGTCGATCGCCTGCTGGAGCTGCCAGCGGAAGTACGCCAGGCGATCGCGCTGAGAGCTGCGCGCCGCCGGGTCGCCGCCGTGTTCGACGTGCCAGGCGTTGATCCGCTCCATGATGTCGCCCGCGTCGACGTGCATCTGCCCGGCCTCGTCGACCCAGGCGTACCGGCTCGAATCCAGCAGCTCGTCGAGCACCTTCCACAGCACCCCGACGTGACGGCCCTGCGTCAGCCAGCCGCGCACCGGCGCGCTGGAGCTGCTCGGTGGCGTCGTGTCGATCGCCGCCGCGAGGCGGATCGTAGCTAGCGACCGAGGCGACGTGCCTGCGCGGCCGCGGCGGCTCTTCCTCGTCCTCAGCTCAGGCCGCGCAGCGGCCGTCGCGCGCGCGTATGCGCGCGTTGTCTTAACTTCAGAATCGAGAGCTTCTTCTTGAAGCAAACCCCTACGGGGTAGGTGCTCATTAACGTCACGCGCAGCTTTCCGGGGCTGAGTGAGAGCACGGGTCGAGGCGGCGCGGAGCTGCCGGCCGCCGTGCTGCGCCTCGGCCGCGGCGCGCTCGTCGACGGTCAGGTAGCGGCCCTGTGCGACCACCTCGCAGAACCCGGCGAGGATCAGCCACTGCCGGCACCGGCGGGCCGTGGCCACGCTCATGTCGCACGCGGCCGCGAGCGACGCGTGCGACGTCGCCACGTCGCGCCCGGTGGAGCTGCTGGCGGCCTCCGCCTCGGCGGCCGCGAAGCGCAGCAGCGTCGAGCTGCGGATGCTGATGCGCCGGCGCAGCTCTTCGCCCTCGGCCGACGCCAGGTGATCCATCACCGCGTCGAGCCAGCCCGCCGGCCCGTCCCACGCGACGATGCGCGCATAGGCGCCCTCGGGCGCCGGAAGGCGCCACGAGCCGCCCTCGTGAGCGGTCGGTCGACGAGCGGCGCTGAGCGCCTCGCTGACGCTGGCAGGCCCCGACCGGGCACGGTTGCTCGGACCCGTCGCGATCGCGCGCCTGCGAGGCGCACGCGGCGACGTTTTCCGGCCGGTCCCCGCTTCTGGGGACGAAACGCCGCGAAAATCGGCGCCAGCTATGTACTTAAGTTCAAGCGCAGGGGTTACGATGATGGCGTCCTTTCAAGGAGTTCTTTGAAGGCACGACGAAGGCCCGTCTGAGACGGGTGTTCAAAATCCGAATCTCGTGAGATTGGCGTCCTGGGAGATTCGGGACTAAGGGTTAGGCCCTCCGCTAAGCGGAGGGCCCCTTTGCGTTAAGGGCTCTTCTGGGTCTGCACCTCCGTGCCGTCGAGCTGTTCGAGCTGGGCGACTGGCTTCCACCAGGTGGGAAGTCCTCGCTCGTCCAGCTCGATCGTCTCGACCATGCGGTCGAACAGAGCGGACGGGGAGACTTCGGCACGCGCCGCGATCTCGCTCCAACGGTCCTTGTTGGCCTTCTCTACGTCGTAGAACAGCGTCGCGGGGTTCTTCCGCGAACCGCGAGGAAGACGACGGGGGGCCATGCGGACCACTTAACCCTTACCTAAGGCTTAAGTCGAGAATGACACGCCCGGCCAGCCGTGCTTTTTGTCGAGCCGCATTGACGCCTATGCGTCAACTGTTTGAGGTGGGTTAGCCGGCGATCGGCTCGACGAGCTGGGGGCCGTCTCCGCGCAGCGGGGCCACCTGGTCGAAGACGAGCTGCTCGGCTTCGCGGACGCCGGCGGCCACGGCGTCGTCGACCAGGGCTTGGTCGCCGGTCACGGTGGCGTCGATCCAGTGCCGCCACATGTGCTCCGGGAGGATTACGGGGTTGCGGTCGTGGATGTCTGCGAGGGTCTGCACGGCGTCGGACGTGAGGATCGTGGCCGTGAGCGTCCAGCGGTCCTCGTCCGTCTCGGCTTTGGCCGGGTCGGGCCACCATGAGTAGAGGCCGGCGAAGCCGATGATGGGCGCCTCGGGGTGGTGGATGAAGTACGGGGTCTTGGTCTTGCCGTCCGGGTTCGTCTGCCACTCGTAGTAGCCGTTCGCGAGCACGATGCCGCGGTGCGACTTGAGCGGGCCTTTCCAGGTCGCCTTCTCGGTGATGCCCTCGGTCCTGGCGTTGAAGGTCGGGTATTTGAGTTTGAGGGTCTTGCTCCAGCTCGGCACGAGGGACCAGTGCGCCGGCTCGAAGCGCGGCGTCGGCTCGTCGCTGCCCTTGGCGGACTCGAACAGCAGCGGGATCGGCTGGGTGGGCTTGATGTTCCATGACGGGTCCCAGAGTCGATCGGGGCGCCAGTCCTCCATGCGGTAGCCCTCGCGCACCCACTCGGTGATCGACTCGTTGACCTCTGAGTTCATGCTGAATCGCCCGCACACACCGCCACGCTAGACCGCTACGGCGAGCTGTGTAAGGGTGCCCTGTTGGGTGCCGGCGGCCGCGCGCGCTTGCGCTGCGCGTAGTCGTCCGGGCTGCTGAGGAAGTCGGTCAGCTCGAACAGCTCGTGGTCGACGTCGGGAGAGCTGTCGACGTCGACGCGATCGCCTGTGACGGGGTGCAGCGCGATCGCCGTGTAGAACAAGCGCGGGTGTTTGCCGCCCAGGTACTTCGCCTCCAGCCAGCCGACGATCCGGCCTGCGGCGTCGAGCACTTCGTACTCGGGCGGCTCGTGGGCATGCTTCTTCGGCGGCATCTGCCGCCGGCTCAATTGCGGTGTTGCCGCCTCATCAACCATCTGCCTATCATCGAACTCGCATTCGAGGAAAGGCAAGCCGATGCACCTGCATTCAATCGAAAATGCGACGGTCTGGACTGTCGACGAGCTGCCGGTGCGGATGGTCTGGCGCGGGCACCGCTGGCGGGTGACCGACACCCCGACGCCGCTGCTCGGGGAGGTCTATCACGAGCTGCTGACGCACCCGGCGCTCTCGCGCGTCGGGTGGCGCTTCCAGGTCACGGACGAGGCGGAGGAGACGCACGTCGTCGACGCCGAGCAGGCCGGGGATGCGTGGGCGGTCGTCGCGGTCTACGACTGATGCCGGCTCTCGTTGACGCCTAGGTATCAACTGATCGTGCTGTGCGGCCGCCGATCGGTCGGGTGGACTCCCCTAAGGGCGTGTCTGCCTTTGTGTGGACAGAGAGTTGAACGCAGGATCACGTTATGAAAGCGGGATCGTGACGCCAACCGTCAATGACCAACAGCCATAGCGGCTTTCCGCTCAGGCGGTAAAGATGTTGCGGGCAGGTTGGAAGCTAATAAACAGGCCCGTGGTTCCTGGTTGTTCTACCCCCGATCGGGGGTGATTTTCTCTATGTTGAACAGGACAACTCCGGTGCTAGCTTGCGGCGTGGGGGGCTCACGTTGCTGTATTTAGCAACGTGTGAAAATCCTCCCGTTTGGAGGAACAAACGGTGATGCGCACAACATCAACTCGCCGCCTGGGAGCTGCCGCCGCAGCACTGGGAGCGGCACTCCTAGTCAGTCTCGCGTTCGGCGCCGGCGCCGCCAACGCCTCGACCACCACGTCCACCCTCACCCCGGATCAGGTCGCAGCGTTGCAGGCCAAGATGGACACCTACGGCGTCCCCGCGGCACAGCAGGACGGCCTCATTGCGAAGATCGAGGCCGGACAGCCCCTCGACGCCGATACCGGCGCCGCCCCAGTCTCCACCAGCACCGTGACCATCGGCTACGAAAACGAGACCGTCGAGCGCTACGCCGACGGCTCCTTCGCCGCCACCGTCACGCCCGATCCGTCAGCTACGTCCAGCTCTCACCTCATCCAGCCGCTGGCGACCGATTCCATCACGGGTTGCACACGCAGCACTGGAGCGGGTGTCACCGTTTACTCCGGGTGCACTGTGAAGCGCGACACGCTGCAGATTACGTTGTCCTTCAAGGTGACCTATCACGTTGCGGCGGCGACGACGCAGATCGAGTCGATCGGAGCTCAGAGCACGGTTGACATCCAGTGCGCTGGGGGCACCTGCACGTTGAACACTTACAAGATCACCGAGAAGACGGCAACCAGCAACTACAAGGCCACGGCGCTCCTTAAGGTGTATGCCGTTGGCATCGCCGGCTCATCTAGCTCGTATCCTTATCTCCAGTTCAACCTCAGTGCGGGTGGTGCGACGTCCCTCACCCACAACTTCTAAATTGGAGGCGAGTAGAAGCAATGGGTCTTGGCTTTAGTGGCGCCACCGGCGTGCTTGCGGTCATCTTGGTCATCGTGCTCGCACTTGCAATCGTTGCGGCCATCGTGACACCGATAGTCATTTCAAGCCGTCGGCGGCGATCGGAACTCACCCGGCGCAACATGCTCCACTGACGCGACTCCCTCGCGCGAGAATCAGGCCCGACGTGCTGTTTCCTTCGGCACGCCGGGCCTGTTTGTATCGGGCAGGTCACTGCGGTCTCACGTGGTTGGTTCCTGGTTGTTCTACCCCCGATCGGGGGTGATTTTCTCTATGTTGAACAGGACAACTCCGGTGCTAGCTTGCGGCGTGGGGGGCTCACGTTGCTGTATTTAGCAACGTGTGAAAATCCTCCCGTTTGGAGGAACAAACGGTGATGCGCACAACATCAACTCGCCGCCTGGGAGCTGCCGCCGCAGCACTGGGAGCGGCACTCCTAGTCAGTCTCGCGTTCGGCGCCGGCGCCGCCAACGCCTCGACCACCACGTCCACCCTCACCCCGGATCAGGTCGCAGCGTTGCAGGCCAAGATGGACACCTACGGCGTCCCCGCGGCACA
This region includes:
- a CDS encoding SOS response-associated peptidase; amino-acid sequence: MCGRFSMNSEVNESITEWVREGYRMEDWRPDRLWDPSWNIKPTQPIPLLFESAKGSDEPTPRFEPAHWSLVPSWSKTLKLKYPTFNARTEGITEKATWKGPLKSHRGIVLANGYYEWQTNPDGKTKTPYFIHHPEAPIIGFAGLYSWWPDPAKAETDEDRWTLTATILTSDAVQTLADIHDRNPVILPEHMWRHWIDATVTGDQALVDDAVAAGVREAEQLVFDQVAPLRGDGPQLVEPIAG